The following are from one region of the Silene latifolia isolate original U9 population chromosome 9, ASM4854445v1, whole genome shotgun sequence genome:
- the LOC141601500 gene encoding uncharacterized protein LOC141601500, with protein MDWLGMYEAKIDFRQKRVCLKGPKEFKVSYRRFVVKPKMKLIAVMTLKSCLRKKCPIILCHVRDMLVEESLACDIPVVGEFGDIFPDKIPGLPPKRDIDFSVKLRPGTGPISKAPYEMGPKELEELNKQLDELLDKGYI; from the coding sequence atggactggttgggcaTGTATGAGGCTAAGATAGATTTTCGGCAAAAGAGAGTGTGTTTAAAAGGGCCTAAGGAATTCAAAGTGTCATATAGGCGGTTCGTGGTAAAACCTAAGATGAAGTTGATCGCGGTAATGAcattaaagtcatgtttgagaaaAAAGTGTCCTAtaatcctttgtcatgtgagGGATATGCTAGTAGAGGAGTCATTAGCATGTGATATACCAGTGGTTGGGGAGTTTGGTGACATTTTTCCAGATAAGATACCGGGGTTACCTCCAAAGAGGGACATTGACTTTAGTGTTAAACTCAGACCGGGGACGGGACCGATATCTAAAGCACCGTACGAGATGGGGCCTAAGGAGTTAGAGGAGTTGAATAAGCAGCTGGATGAGTTGCTAGACAAGGGGTATATttga